A DNA window from Nitrospira sp. contains the following coding sequences:
- a CDS encoding HD-GYP domain-containing protein (MaGe:77309025), translating into MTIETDAPVTAVLPRVIAMLSKIDGLRLPPSSRRDVEAILVRQVTKELDHALPWHAGHGRNTANLAGIIGRALALDAEALHQLKLAAFLHDIGLLMLSPHLTENKAPLEPESYLALQHHARLGANLLEPFRFMREASVLIAHHHERWDGSGYPYGIRGAYIPLGARILAIADAFDAIQVPDSSDQDTRNRVALRILRVAAGTQFDPELVDLLCRIVRSAVPSKHDESFAYFHGSTLP; encoded by the coding sequence ATGACCATTGAAACTGACGCGCCTGTCACAGCCGTGCTGCCTCGGGTCATCGCAATGCTCAGCAAGATCGATGGTCTTCGACTGCCTCCCAGCTCCCGCCGCGATGTCGAGGCCATTCTCGTTCGTCAGGTCACCAAAGAGCTCGACCATGCATTGCCCTGGCATGCCGGCCATGGACGCAATACCGCCAACCTTGCCGGCATCATCGGACGAGCCCTGGCCCTCGATGCCGAGGCATTGCACCAGCTCAAACTTGCCGCCTTCCTGCACGACATTGGACTCTTGATGCTCTCGCCTCACCTGACCGAGAACAAGGCGCCGCTTGAACCTGAATCCTACCTCGCCCTTCAACATCATGCCCGCCTCGGAGCCAATCTACTCGAACCCTTTCGGTTTATGCGGGAAGCCTCGGTGCTCATCGCCCATCATCACGAGCGATGGGATGGATCGGGCTACCCTTACGGCATTCGAGGGGCTTATATCCCCCTAGGCGCCAGAATCCTGGCCATCGCCGATGCGTTCGATGCCATCCAGGTACCGGACTCGTCCGACCAAGATACGCGCAACCGTGTGGCCCTTCGAATCCTTCGAGTCGCTGCCGGCACCCAATTCGACCCAGAGCTGGTCGACCTGCTCTGCCGCATCGTCCGCTCAGCCGTACCGTCGAAACACGATGAATCGTTCGCGTATTTTCATGGTTCTACTTTGCCTTGA